The genomic DNA GGGCGGTCTCCAGCCCGCTCATGACGTACATCGACGCGCCGCTCGGCATCACCAGGTCGGCCACCAGCGCTCGCATGTCCGCGAAGTCGAGCGCCACTCCCCACGCCCGGGGATCCTGGACCGGCACGGGGAGCGCTCTGGGCGACGACGTCGGAGCGCTCACCGGTGCAGTGTCGCCGCCCGAACGCCCGTCATGCCAGCGGATTTTCCCTCGTCGGCCTCACGCGGAGGCGACCGACCGCGGGAAGGCGAAGACGCCGTCGGGGTCGTACTGCCGGGCGACGTGCTTGAGGCGCGGCAGGTTCAGGCCGTAGTACTCGCGTCCCCAGTCCGGCTGGTCGGCGTCCAGGTAGTTCACGTACGCGCCGGAGGTGCCGAGCCGCACCAGTCCCTCGCGGACCGCGTCGACCGTCTCCGTCGCGGTCTCCTCCCCGGCCGCCGTCGTGCCGATGTAGATCTGCACGCTCGCCGAGGCCGTCCGGTGCGGGAACGCGGTCGCGTCCGGTGCGAGCTCGGCGACCGCGCCGCCGAGCGAGTCGAACAGCAGGTCCACTCCGGGGCGCCCGGTCGCCAGCGCGTCCACGCCCGCGGCGTCCAGCGGCCGGCCGATCATCTGCGATCCGGCGACGAAGCCCGTCCGCTGCAGCACCCCGCCCTCCCAGACCGGGTGGCACTGCTCGACGGTGTCGGTGAAGCACCCGGCCATGTACTTCATGGCGTTCAGGTAGTCCAGCTCCCGTACGCTGCGGGTGGCCGGCTGCACTCCGGCCGCCGCGACCAGCCGGTCCAGCTGCGCGTCGGCGCCCGTCTTGTCGCCCACCCAGCAGGCGACCACCTTCGCGCCCGGCGGCGTGCCTCCCGACACCTGGCAGCTCGCCCACATCTCGAACGGCGCCATCGCCACCCACGGCTGCCACGCGCCGAGCACGTCCGCGACCGAGCCGCGCGGGAAGGTGAGCGACGCGACGGTGAGCACCGGCGCCGGCTCGGTCCGGAACTCGAACTCGGTGACCACGCCGAAGTTGCCGCCGCCCCCGCCGCGCAGCGCCCAGTACAGGTCCGGCTCGCTGCTCTCGC from Kitasatospora terrestris includes the following:
- a CDS encoding FAD-binding oxidoreductase, whose product is MAIGRRGFLGALGAGGALALAGGREAVAYGGVPRPGVEAWPGRGRRAAVPPDWAALRQRLGERLVMPGDPDYPVQRLGFNELHDDQYPAAVARCASAGDVQACLEVARGHGIPIAARSGGHNYLGYSVPDGGLVMDLRLMADIEVRPDGTAVVGAGARLIEVYAALAAAGRLMPAGSCPTVGVSGLTLGGGIGVLARKYGLTCDRVAGARVVTADACLRDACESSEPDLYWALRGGGGGNFGVVTEFEFRTEPAPVLTVASLTFPRGSVADVLGAWQPWVAMAPFEMWASCQVSGGTPPGAKVVACWVGDKTGADAQLDRLVAAAGVQPATRSVRELDYLNAMKYMAGCFTDTVEQCHPVWEGGVLQRTGFVAGSQMIGRPLDAAGVDALATGRPGVDLLFDSLGGAVAELAPDATAFPHRTASASVQIYIGTTAAGEETATETVDAVREGLVRLGTSGAYVNYLDADQPDWGREYYGLNLPRLKHVARQYDPDGVFAFPRSVASA